The Blattabacterium sp. (Cryptocercus kyebangensis) region GATAATCGTGATGAACCAAGATAATATTTTTAAAACAGGGCCATTGACAAATAATCCCATTTTATCATAATCTCCTGTAAAATTAACTAAAGGAATAATGGCGAAACTTAATTGTATTGATAAAATTATTTGACTAATTATTAGTAATTCTGCAGTTCCTTTTTCTCCATAAATAATAGAGGCTATCATAGCCGGTACAATAGCTATTAATCTAGTTATAAGTCTTCTAACCCAAGGTTTTAATCGTATATGAAGAAATCCTTCCATCACAATTTGTCCAGATAAAGTTCCAGTAAGTGTAGAATTTTGTCCTGATGCTAGTAAAGCTAGTGCAAAAAAAACTCCTGAAAGACTAGATCCTAGTATAGGAGATAAAAGTTTATGTGCGTCCATAATATCGGCTACTTCTGTATGTCCATATTTATGAAAAGTCGCTGCAGATATGATTAATATTGATGCATTGATAAAAAATGCTAAGGATAAAGATAATGTACTATCTATAGTCGCATATTTTATGGCCATTTTCTTACCTTCAATAGTTCGTTGGTAGTTCCTGGTTTGTATGATACTTGAATGTAGGTAAAGATTGTGAGGCATTACAGTTGCTCCTAGGATTCCAATAGAAATGTAGAAAGAATGTGAATTTTTAATTATTTCAGGATTAGGAATAATTCCTTTTAAAATGGGGAAAATTTCTGGTTTAGAACTAATAATTTCAAAACCAAAACAAATCAAAATTGTAAAAATTAATACGGCTACCACACTTTCAATGTATCTGAATCCTTTATATTGAAAAAATAAAATGAGCAAAACATCTATAGTCGTAATTAATACCCCCCACGTAATTGGAATTCCAAAAAGTAATTTTAAGGCTAATACAGAACCAATGATTTCTGCTAAATCACATGCAGAAATAGCTACTTCGCATAATATCCATAATATAAAACTAATAAAGGGAGAATAATGATCCCTACAGGCTTGTGCTAAATCTCGTTCACAAACAATCCCTAATTTTAAAGCTAAATGTTGTAAAATGATAGCAAAAATATTGGATATAAAAATAACGGACAAAAGCATGTATCCGAATTTAGACCCTCCAGCAATATCTGTAGCCCAATTTCCGGGATCCATATACCCTACAGCAATTAATAGTCCTGGTCCAGTAAAAGCAAAAAATTTTCTCCATATTCCTTTTTGTTTAGGAACAGAAACAGTAGAAAAAACCTCAGAAAGGGAAGGAACCTTATTCTCTTTTCTCCATCCTTTTATTGGATATTTATTTTTTAGCATAAAAACATAATTAGTAGAGTATGAAAATATAAAGTTAACCGTTTTACTATTTTTATGTTTTTTTTACGATTATCTCCTTAGGATAAAATTTTTAAAAAGAATTGTATAAAATAAAATTATTTTTTACCTTTAATTTTTATTTTGATTCCGCGAATAAAGAAAAAGAATAGGACTCCTTTCCTTATTCCTTATCGGTTATGTGGTTTATGAGGTTTATTAAATATTTCTTACATGAAAAAAATAGCTATACAAGGGATAAAGGGGTGTTTTCATCATGCTGCAGTTTCTAGATATTTTGAAGGATGTCATTACAAATTGATGGAATGTTCTTCCTTTAGAGATCTTGCCTTTTCTGTCGCTAAATCCAATGTAGATATTGGTGTAATGGCTATAGAAAATACTATAGCTGGGACTATATTGACTAATTATAGTCTTTTATATGAATATAAATTAAGAATAGTTGGAGAAATATATATGCCTATAAGACATCATTTGATGGCTTTTCCTGGACAAAATATGAAAGATATAAAAGAAATTTATTCTCATCCAATGGCCATTTTGCAATGTGAGTTATTTATAGATTCACATCCTGATGTAAAGATATCCAAGTATTCTGATACCGCTGCTGCCGCTAAATACATT contains the following coding sequences:
- a CDS encoding Nramp family divalent metal transporter; the protein is MLKNKYPIKGWRKENKVPSLSEVFSTVSVPKQKGIWRKFFAFTGPGLLIAVGYMDPGNWATDIAGGSKFGYMLLSVIFISNIFAIILQHLALKLGIVCERDLAQACRDHYSPFISFILWILCEVAISACDLAEIIGSVLALKLLFGIPITWGVLITTIDVLLILFFQYKGFRYIESVVAVLIFTILICFGFEIISSKPEIFPILKGIIPNPEIIKNSHSFYISIGILGATVMPHNLYLHSSIIQTRNYQRTIEGKKMAIKYATIDSTLSLSLAFFINASILIISAATFHKYGHTEVADIMDAHKLLSPILGSSLSGVFFALALLASGQNSTLTGTLSGQIVMEGFLHIRLKPWVRRLITRLIAIVPAMIASIIYGEKGTAELLIISQIILSIQLSFAIIPLVNFTGDYDKMGLFVNGPVLKILSWFITIIIVLLNLFLLYNTFQ